In Candidatus Cybelea sp., a single window of DNA contains:
- a CDS encoding polysaccharide deacetylase family protein, whose product MMRASLSLDLDNKWSYMKTHGNPGWTDFPTYLPQLVPAVLDILDQMKLRITFFIVGQDAERPENAEVLAEIARRGHEIGNHSHHHEPWMHRRGRLEIDDELRRAEEAIERVTGVRPRGFRGPGFTRSETILETLVSRGYLYDASSLATFIGPLARAYYFRSAKLSAKDRAEREDLFGSFADGFRRNSQHRIELSNGPIAEIPVTTFPLAKIPIHVSYVLYIAMISPALARAYFEAAMTACKLTRTEPSILLHPLDFLTAADAPELRFFPAMSMNPEVKRRVALDSIAALAKHFDVKPMKDVVNLCSPAAVTRRRESPTTF is encoded by the coding sequence ATGATGCGGGCTTCGCTCTCGCTCGACCTCGACAACAAGTGGTCGTACATGAAGACTCACGGGAATCCCGGGTGGACCGACTTTCCAACGTATCTGCCGCAGCTCGTGCCGGCGGTGCTCGACATTCTCGATCAGATGAAGCTGCGCATTACCTTCTTCATCGTGGGACAAGACGCGGAGCGCCCGGAGAACGCCGAAGTGCTCGCCGAGATCGCGCGCCGCGGACACGAGATCGGAAATCACTCGCACCACCACGAGCCGTGGATGCATCGCCGTGGGCGCTTGGAGATCGACGACGAGCTTCGCCGCGCCGAAGAGGCGATCGAACGCGTAACCGGCGTCCGGCCGCGCGGCTTTCGCGGACCCGGGTTTACCCGCTCCGAGACGATCTTAGAGACGCTCGTCTCCCGGGGCTACCTCTACGACGCCTCGTCGCTTGCGACGTTTATCGGTCCCCTGGCGCGAGCGTACTATTTCCGCAGTGCGAAACTCAGCGCAAAGGACCGCGCGGAGCGCGAGGATCTCTTCGGAAGCTTCGCCGATGGCTTCCGCCGCAACTCGCAGCACCGGATCGAGCTATCGAACGGACCGATCGCAGAGATCCCGGTCACGACCTTTCCGCTGGCAAAGATCCCGATCCACGTCTCCTACGTCCTCTATATCGCGATGATCTCCCCGGCGCTGGCTCGTGCCTATTTCGAAGCGGCGATGACCGCCTGCAAGCTGACCCGCACCGAGCCGTCGATTCTGCTGCATCCGCTGGATTTTCTCACGGCCGCGGACGCGCCCGAGCTGCGCTTCTTTCCGGCGATGAGCATGAATCCCGAGGTGAAGCGACGGGTGGCGCTCGATTCGATCGCTGCGCTGGCGAAGCACTTTGACGTTAAACCGATGAAAGACGTAGTGAACCTTTGCTCGCCGGCTGCCGTTACTAGAAGGAGGGAGAGTCCTACCACATTCTAA